GCATCGATTCCAGCGTCGGCCGACGGAAGGGCGAGAGCGTCAGCGACGAGCCGCTATGGCCGTTGCCCATCGGCGCCTCGAACAGGCAAAGCGCAAAACGGGTCGATTCTGGATCGATGGCGACGACGCCGGCTGCGCCATGCTCGGCCCAGTACATCGGCTTCACGTAAAGTGCTGTCTTGCCGTCGAACTTCTTGGCGCCTTCCCAGGTCAGCGCCTCGATCTCTTCCGCCGCCATCGTCGGGTTCAGGCCAAGTGCGGTCGCCGAACGGTTGACGCGCTGGCAATGAAGGTCGAGGTCGGGGGCGACACCGTCGAAGACGCGGGCGCCGTCGAATACCGTCGAGCCCAGCCACATCGCGTGCGAGGTCGGGCCGATCAGCGGCGGATTGCCCGAGAGCCATTCACCATCGACATAGGTCCAGGTCACTGAGCGGGGGGATGTATCGACGGCCATCTGCGTCTCCTTGAGGTTTTTATTCTAGTCTTTCCGCATACCCCGAAAAAACAGCATCGGGGTGAATGGGTCTATCAAAAAATGTCATGGCGACCGTTCTGGTACCGCGACGGCCTCTCGCTTAGTCTCCTCGGCAAAGAAAGGGAAAGCCGTGCGCATCAAGCATCTCGACGCAGACGACGTGGACATCTTCCGCCGCATCAGGCTGGAAGCGCTCAACCGCGACCCCGATGCCTTCGCCTCGACGGCGGCCGACTGGGAGCGGCTTTCAACGGAGGAATGGCGGACGCGGCTGACCGCCAACGCCGTATTCGTGGCCTTCGACAGCGATGAGCCGGTCGGCATCATGGGCCTGATGCGCGAGCGTGCGAGCCGGCTGGCGCATCGGGGCACGATCATCATGGTCTATGTGCGCGACGAGGCCCGCGGGTCCGGCGTGGCGCGACAGCTGCTTGCGCAACTGACCGACCATGCGCGCTCGGCCGGCATCCGACTGCTCGAACTCGTGGTGCGTGCCGACAATCCGACGGCGATCCGCTTTTATGAACGTGCGGGTTTCTACAAGATCGGGCACGTTCCCGGCGGCATGCGCGACGGCGACCGGGAGGTCGACGAATTTCTGATGGCGCGCCACATCGACGGCCGCGCCCCACCCATTGAGACATTGCAAGGAGCGACCCGATGAAAGCCATGTATTACGAGGCCTTCGAGAAGATGCCGGAAATCCGCACCCTTCCCGATCCGACACCGACGGAGAACGGCGTGGTCATCAAGGTCGAGGCAACTGGGCTTTGCCGGTCCGACTGGCACGGCTGGATGGGCCATGACGCCGATATCCGCCTGCCGCATGTGCCCGGCCATGAGCTGGCGGGCGTGGTGACCGCCACCGGCCGCGGCGTCATGCGCTACAAGGTCGGCGATCGGGTGACCGTCCCCTTCGTTTCCGGATGCGGCCGTTGCGGCGAGTGCCGCTCGGGAAACCAGCAGGTCTGCGAGGCGCAGTTCCAGCCGGGCTTTACCCATTGGGGCTCGTTTGCCGAATATGTCGCGCTCGACTTTGCCGACCAGAACCTCGTGCATCTGCCCGAAAGCATGGACTTCACCACGGCTGCGAGCCTCGGCTGCCGCTTCGCAACGTCGTTCCGCGCCATCGCCGACCAGGCCAAGGTCAAGGGCGGCGAGTGGGTGGCGGTGCATGGCTGCGGCGGCGTCGGCCTCTCGGCAATCATGATCGCGGCGGCCCTCGGCGCCCAGCCGATCGCGATCGACATCGCCGAAGACAAGCTCGCCTTCGCCAAAAAACTCGGCGCGGTCGCTGTCATCAATGGCCGTGACGTGCAGGACGTGGCAGCGGCTGTGAAGGATATCACCGGCGGTGGCGCCCATGTCTCGATCGACGCGCTCGGCAATCCGGTGACCTGCTTCAACTCGATCAAGAACTTGCGCCGGCGCGGCCGCCACGTCCAGGTTGGCCTGATGCTCGGCGACCAGGCGACGCCGCAGATCCCGATGGCGCAGGTGATCGGCCACGAACTCGAAATCTATGGCAGCCACGGCATGCAGGCCTGGCGCTACGACGCCATGCTGGCGATGATCGCCGACGGCAAGCTGAAGCCGCAGCAACTGATCGGCCGGGAAATTTCTCTTGAAGAGGCGATCCCTGCCCTCGTCGCCATGGACCGCGCCACCGATCTCGGCATCAGCGTCATCACGCGTTTCTGATAGCGGGCCAGAAACGTCGGAAGGCAATATGATACTCGCCCATTCCGACTCACCATCCGCATGCGCTAGCCTTGCCTCCAATCGGGGGCAAGGCAGATGACCATTGCGAGACGGCGAAGACTGATCAAGCGGCAGCGCACCGGCACGGCGCTGGCCGTCGCCGCGACGATCTCGTTTCTCGCCGGGATGACCGACGCGATCGGGCTCTTGAGCATCGGCGACTTCGTTTCGTTCATGAGCGGCAACACGACCCGGGCGGCGATCGCGCTCGGCGACGGCGACCTCACCGGCGCCCTGCTGCTCGTCGGCGCGCTTGGAGCGTTCATCATCGGCAACGCGCTCGGCGTGATTGCGGCCGCACGCCTCGGCGTCGTCGGCGTCCTCTCGATGGTCAGTTTGGTGCTAATGCTCTGCGCCGGCTTCGGAACCTCGATGCCAAAGCCCTTCTATTTCTACGGCATCGTGCTTGCCATGGGCCTGGTCAATGCCGCCGTCGAGCACATCGAGGGCCTGCCGATCGGGCTCACCTACGTGACTGGTGCCCTTTCCCGTTTCGGGCGCGGCCTCGGCCGCTGGCTGCTCGGCAACACCAACCGCCAATGGCTCATGCAGATCGTGCCCTGGCTTGGCATGTTCTCTGGCGCTGTCGCCGGCGCCGTCCTGCAGCGCCATTTCGGCCCGGCGTCTCTTTGGGCTTCCTTCGCGCTTAGCGCCGGGCTCACGCTGGCCACCATCCTGGTGCCGTCGCGCTGGTCGAAGCGCTACATCCATCCGGGCTGATCCCGCTCCGGCCACAGCTTTTCGCCTCCCCCCAAGATTTTACCCTTAAGCCCGGACGGGTTTCAGGGCAAAATCCGCGCTGAAGAATCACGAGCGAGGTCCTGCCATGGCGCTTGCGGCAGCCGTTACTGCGGATGAACTTTACCATCCCATCCTCAATTCCAATCCGGCGCATCCGTCCGGCTGGCCGATCCGGGTCATCGTCAGCTCGCAGACCGAAGCGCGGCACAATCGCGCGATCTGGGCGCCGACGCACCTGATCTCCATCCGTGCGCCCGGCAGCCGGCTTCTGTCGATGATCGAGCTGCCGCCGGAAAAGCACCTGGAACTGTTTTTCGGCGACACGACCGATCCAGACGAGCCGGATGCGGCACGCCCGCAGGCGATCGACGCCGCCTTCGCTTTCGTCGACCGTCTGCCCGAGGACGCGCATCTGCTCATCCATTGCCTGCGCGGCATCGGCCGCGCGACGGCGCTGACGCTGGGCATTCTGGCGCGCTACATGCCGCCGGAAGACGCGGCCGCAGCCCTGCATGCGTTGCGACCGGAGGCCAAGCCGAACCGGCATGTGGTCAACCTTTGCGACACGGCGCTCGGGCTCAAGGGCAAACTCGCCAAGCAGGCGCTGCGCTTCCCGGCGAAAGTCTGGAAACCGGCCAAAGCCTGAGGCAGGAAGCCTGCCTTCGAGCGGCCAACCGTTGTGCGATGCACAAATATTTGACATGATCCGCGTAAAGAACGGTGACAGCGTGCTGCCCGATCGGGCATGATGCTGTAAGCCTTTGTTTTCGGATGGGCTTTGACGCGGCATGTGTGCCCTGTCGGCCAGCGCCGAAGACAACAGACGGGAGGAAACGATGTCCCACGCGGCCTATGTGTTTGACGCCTACGGCACGCTCTTCGACGTGCATGCGGCCGTCAGGCGCCACGCTGAGGAGATCGGTCCGGACGGGCAGGCTTTTTCCGAACTCTGGCGCGCCAAGCAACTCGAATATTCTTGGGTACGCTCGCTGATGGGCAGCTACCAGGATTTCTGGAAGCTGACCGAACAGGCGCTCGACTTTGCCTTCGCGCGCTTTCCCTCCGCCGACCCGAAGCTGCGCAAGCGGTTGCTGGACGCTTACTGGACGCTCGATTGCTATCCGGAAGTGCCGGCAGTTCTGAAAGGCCTCAAGGAGCGCGGGGCGCGGATCGCCATCCTCTCCAACGGTTCGCCGGCCATGCTCGCGTCAGCCGTGCGCAACGCCGCACTCGATATCGTCATCGACGACGTCTTTTCGGTCGACGCGGTCAAGGCGTTCAAGACGGCGCCTGCCGTCTACGATCTCGTCACCACCAGCTACAGGCTCTACCCGCACGCCGTGTCGTTCCAGTCGTCTAACCGCTGGGACATTGCCGGGGCAACGAAGTTCGGCTTCCGCACCGTGTGGATCAATAGGGCGGACATGCCGGACGAATATCGCGATCACGGGCCTGCCTTGATCCTGCCCTCTCTCGAAAGTCTGCAATTCGGTATCTGAAGGAGTTCCCGATGGCCTGGTCGCCCGCGCAGTATCTGAAGTTCGAAGACGAACGTACTCGACCAGCCAGAGACCTTCTCGCCCAAGTGCCCGACCTGCCGGAAGGCCTCGCCTTCGATCTCGGCTGCGGCCCGGGAAACTCCACCGAACTCATCCGCGACCGGTTTCCCTGGAGCACACTTTCAGGCCTCGACAGCGACGAGAACATGCTCGTTGCCGCCGCCAAGCGATTGCCCGGAGTATCCTTCGAAAAGGCGGATCTTGCGACCTGGGTTCCCCCCACCGGCGCCTCGCTGTTTTACGGCAACGCCGTCTTCCAATGGCTTCCGAACCATCTCACGATCTTCGAAAGGCTGATGAAGGCGCTCGCCTCCTGCGGCACGCTCGCGGTGCAGATGCCGGACAATCTCGCAGAGCCGAGCCACGTGCTGATGGAAGAGACCGCGCGCAGCCCGGCTTTCGCTGAGGCCTTTGCCGGCAAGACCATCCGCCGTAACCCAATGCCGCCGCCGGCAACCTATGTCGAATGCCTGGCGCCATGGGCCGCGCGTATCGAGGTCTGGCACACGATCTACTATCATCGCCTCGCCAATGCGGAGGCGATCGTCGAATGGGTGAAGGGGACCGGCCTTAGACCCTATCTCGACGCCCTGCCCGAGGGCCGGCGGAGCGGCTTTCTCGCCGACTACACCGACAGGATACGCGCAGCCTATCCGGCGACGAGCGACGGCAAGGTGCTCCTGCGTTTTCCGCGGTTCTTCATCCTGGCGGTCAAGGCGGCCTGAGTTCGTTGCCCGCCGGGCGCTTACATGCGCTCGGCGAGAAAATCGATGAAGGCGCGGATGCGGGCCGCGAGATGCTCGTGGCCCGCATAGACTGCATAGACCGTCTCGATATCACCTGACTGATAGTCCTCGAGCAGCGGAACCAGCGTTCCGGCCTCGAAATCCGGCTCGACATGAAACCGGCCGATCCGGCCGATGCCGACCCCGGCAAGGCAGAGCTGGCGGACGATCGAGCCGCTCGAAACCTGCATATTGCCGGAGACCATTCGGTGCTCGATCTGAGACTGGCCGGGCATGTGAAACGCCCATTCGTCGACGCTGCGGCGGAAATTGAAACGAATGCAGTTGTGGCCGTCGAGATCGTCAGGGGTTTTCGGGATCCCGTGCTTTTCCAGGTAGGCGGGCGAGGCGATCACCACCGGCCGGGTTTCCATCAGCTTGCGCGCCTTCAGGGATGAGTCGCGCAGCGGTCCGGTGCGGATCGCCACGTCCGTGCGTTCGCCCACCACATCGATCATGCTATCGGTCAGCGTCAGGTCGAGCTGGACCTCCGGGTATCGCGCCAGGAACTCCGGCGCGAGCGGCATGATGTAGCGCTCGCCGAAGCCGACGGCGGCGTTCACCCGCAAGAGCCCGCGCGGCGCCATGCGTCCGCCGGCGGCGACGACATGCTCGGTCTCGGCAATATCTCCGAGGATCCGTTGCGCCCGCTGGAAATAGACTTCGCCCTCCGGTGTGAGCTGCAAGGTGCGGGTCGAGCGTACGAGAAGACGCGTGCCGAGCCGATCCTCGATGCGGGTCACCAGCTTGCTGACCGCCGACGGCGACAGTTTCAGACGCCGCGCCGCAGCAGAAAAGCTGCGGGTCTCCGACACGGCGACAAAAACCTCCATCTCACCCGCCCGGTTGTCCATGCTCGTCCTTTGAACTGAATTCACAAACGTTTGTCTGATTATGCGTATTATCGCGATGAGTGCAAAGGCTCATATTCCGCCCGACTTCAACAACAGCCATACGCCCGGTGCTCCCAGCCGGGTGGGAAAGGTCTCGTCGTGCCCATTGCCATACTTGCGCTGACGATCGCGGCCTATGCGATCGGAACCACGGAATTCGTGATCGTCGGCCTGCTGCCGACTGTCGCCACCGACCTCAATGTCACCCTGCCGCTCGCCGGCCTGATCGTCAGCGTCTATGCGCTCGGCGTCACCTTCGGCGCGCCGGTGCTGACCGCCCTCACCGGGCGGATCGAGCGAAAGCCGCTGCTGATCGGCCTGATGGCGCTGTTCATCGTCGGCAATGCCGCCGCCGCATTGTCGCCGAGCTATGAACCGCTGCTCGTCGCCCGCGTCATTTCCGCCTTTGCCCATGGCGTATTCTTCTCGGTCGGTTCGACCATTGCCGCCGACCTGGTACCGGAAGACCGCCGCGCCTCGGCCATTGCCATGATGTTCATGGGCCTCACGGTCGCGATCGTCACCGGCGTGCCGCTCGGCACCTGGATCGGCCAGACCTTCGGCTGGCGCGCCACCTTCTGGGCCGTGACCGGTCTCGGCGTCGTCGCTCTTGTCGCGATCGCGGCCCTGTTGCCGAACACGCTCTCCAAGGCCCCGCCGGCAAAGCTCATCGACCAGGTCCGCGTGCTCGGCTCCGGCCGCCTGCTGATCGTCTTTGCCATGACCGCGCTCGGTTACGGCGGCACCTTCGTCGCCTTCACGTTCCTCGCGCCGATCCTGCAGGACATCACCGGCTTTTCGGAAAGCGCCGTCAGCCTGATCCTGGTGCTCTACGGGATCACGATCGCCATCGGCAACATTGCCGGCGGCAAGATCGCCAACCGCGACCCGGTGAAGGCGCTGATCGGCCTCTTCCTGGCGCAGGCGGCCGTGCTCGTGCTCTTCACCTTTACCGCCCCCTCGCCGGTGCTGACGCTGGTGACGCTTGCAGCCCTCGGCTTCCTGTCCTTTGCCAATGTGCCCGGCTTGCAGCTCTATGTCGTACAGCTTGCCAAGCAACACCGTCCCGGCGCCGTCGATGTCGCCTCGGCGCTCAACATCGCGGCCTTCAACCTCGGCATCGCCGTCGGTGCCTGGCTCGGTGGCGTGATCGTCGCCTCGCCGCTCGGCCTCGGCATGACGCCCGTCATCGGTGCCCTGCTCGTCGCCGCAGCCCTGCTTTTGACGCTACTCAGCGGCGCCCTTGATCGTCGCACCGGGGCGGCCTACCAAACGGCTTGAACCGCCGTTCCCGAGGACCACCTATAGCCTCATTCCTTTTTCGCCCGGCCAAGCGGCCGGGCGCGCATCAAGCATGACATGCCAAGTACAAGGAGTTACCAGCCATGCATTCCGTCAATTCCAACGGCGCCAACATTCCGGCGCTCGGCTTCGGCACTTTCCGCATGCCCGGCGCCGATGTGCTGCGCGTTCTGCCGGAAGCCTTGAAGCTCGGCTTCCACCACGTGGACACCGCACAGATCTACGGCAACGAGGCCGAAGTCGGCGAAGCGATCCAGAATTCCGGTGTCTCCCGTGCCGATATCTTCCTCACCACCAAGGTCTGGGTCGACAAATATGCCCATCGCGACTTCCTCGCTTCGGTCGACGAAAGCCTGAAGAAGCTGAGGACCGACCGTGTCGATCTGCTGCTCCTGCACTGGCCGGGCGGCAGCGACGTGCCGATGGCCGAGCGCATCGGCGCCCTCAACGACGTGCACAAGGCCGGCAAGGTCCGCCATATCGGCATCAGCAACTTCAACACGGCGCAGATGGAAGAGGCCGTGAAGCTCAGCGACGCGCCTGTTGCCACCAACCAGGTCGAGTACCACCCCTATCTCGACCAGACCAAGGTGCTCCAGACCGCCCGCAAGCACGGCATGTCGATCACCGCCTATTACGCGATGGCGAACGGCAAGGTGCCGAACGATCCGCTCCTGAAGGAGATCGGCGCCCGCCACGGCAAGACCGCCGCGCAAGTCGCGCTGCGCTGGCTGGTGCAGCAGAAGGACGTGATCACGCTTTCGAAGACCGCGACGATCGATCGCCTGAAGGAAAACTTCGCGATCTTCGACTTCGCGCTCGGCGACGGCGAAATGGCAGAGATCCACGCGCTTGCGCGTGCCGACGGCCGCATCGTCAACCCGGAAGGCCTTGCCCCCGTCTGGGACAAGGCTGCTTAACGAACGCAATCATTTCGCCGCCAGCCAATTCCCTGCCGGCGGCGGATACGATATGGACATCGCCTTGAAGACACCGATCAGAGGGGGGGGGCGATGTCGTTGCATGAGGCGCAGGCGAGCGATTTTGCTCCCGACTGGCCGGCGATCATCGCCGTCGTTCTTGGTGTCACCGCCTTCTCGGTAGCGCAGGGGCTCACCTATCCGCTGATCTCGCTTTCGCTTGAGAGCCGCGGCGTCTCGGCCGGCATGATCGGCCTTAACGCCATGGGCTTTGCCACCGGTCTCGGCGTTGCGACCCTCATTCTCGGCCGGCTGACCCGGTTCGCCTCCGCCGACAAGCTGATCATCGCCAGCCTGATTGGCTGTTCTATCTGTCTCGCGACGCTGGCCTCGACGTCGGAACTCGTCATCTGGTTTATCGCCCGCTTTGCGCTCGGCTTTTTCGTCAGCATGGTCTTCATGCTCGGTGAAGCGTGGCTGAACACCGCCTGCCCGGACCGGCTGCGCGGCCGCGTCTCCGGCCTCTATGGTGCCGGCATGTGCGGCGGCTTTGCCGCGGGTCCGCTGGCGATCCCCCTGCTTGGCACCAGCGGCGGTCTCGGCTTTGCCCTCCTGGCGATCTACATCGCGCTGGTCGCGTTCCTCACCGGGCTGCTGACCATGGGCGCCCGCACCCGGCCGGAACCCACCTCGACGCGTGACCTCTTTGCCTTTTTCAAGAAGGCGCCAATCCTGATCCTCATGGTGCTGATGTTCGGTTTTGCCGATATCGCGGCGATCTCGGCCATGCCTGTCTATTTCGTCAAGACGGGCCACAGCCAGGCCTTTGCCGCGCTCAGCGTCACGGCGCTGGCGATACCGACGGCACTCGCGCAGCCTTTCATCGGTGTGCTTCTCGACCGGCTGCCGCGCCGCCGGGTGGCGATCTCGGCGGCCGCGGTCGCTGCCAGCGGCTATCTGCTCGTGCCGTTGCTGTCGTCCGATATCGCTCTGCTTCTGACCTTCGCCTTCATCGGCGCGGCGAGCTTCGCGCTCTATACGGCAGCACTCACCATGCTCGGGGAAGAGTATCGCGGCAGCATGCTGGTTGCCGGCAGTGCCGCCTTTTCGCTCGCCTATGCCGCCGGCAGTGCCGCTGGCTCCGGCGCGACCGGCGCGCTGATGAACTTTATCAACCCGATCGCTGGCCCGATCGGCGTGGGCGTCGTGCTGGTGGTCTTCACGCTTGCCTTCGCGCTCAACGGCCGACGCTAGCCCTCCGCGCAGATCCGGGCGAGAGCCTCGTTGAAGACGCGGGCGGCCGGCCCGAGCGGCTCGTCGATCCGGTGAACGAGATAGGCTTCGGCCCCCACCTGGCTGTTGCGGCCGAGGGCGGCCGTCGGCATGCGCACGAGCCGGCCTTCGGCAAGGTCGCGCTCCACCTGCCAGAACGGCAACCGACCCCAGCCCAGGCCCGAACGGATCATCGCATGTTTCGTGTCCTGGCTGCTGACGCGGCAGGTTTGCGGCGAGAGCACGCCGAAGTCGCGCCCGACCGTACGATGCGACGGATCCGACAGGACGATCTGCAGATGGTCCGCAAGCTCGGCAGTGTCGAGCGCATCTCCCCCTGCGCGCAGGCCCAAGGGATGATTTGCAGCGACGACCGCGACGAGTTCGACCGTCGCAAGCGCCCGGCGGGCGATCGCCGGATCGCGGAAATCCTCGCCGACGGTGATGCCGAGCGTGAAGCGGCGATCGACCAGGCCATCGACCGGCCCGCCGAGCGGCAGGACCGCAAGCCGGATGGACACATCCGGATAGGCGCCCCGCATCTCCTTCAACGCCAGGCCGACGGTCTCGATCGGAAACAGCGTATCGACGACCAGCGAAAGCTCAAGCTCGATGCCTTCGCCGAGCCCGCGTGCCCGGGCGCGCATGGCGTCCACTCTGAGCAGGATGTCGCGGGCGTTGGCGAGCAGCGCCTGCCCTTCCGCCGTCAGGACCGGCCGATGGCCGGAACGGTCGAACAGGGCGACACCGAGTTCGGCCTCCATGTTGGCGATGGCGTGGCTGACGGCCGACTGCACCCGTGAGAGCCTGGCGGCACCGGCCCGGAAGCTTCCGCTTTCGGCGACGGTCACGAAGGTCCGCATCTGATCGAGAGTGAGCGCATCGAGCATGATCGATTCCATAGATCATCTTGATGAAAATTATATCACTCCAATAGATCGAGAAAAGCACCCATCTTTTCTGTGAACGGCAATGCCGCCCACAAAAAGGAAACCGAAATGACCAAGGTGCTCGTGCTCTACTATTCCTCCTACGGCCACATCGAGACCATGGCGAAGGCCGTCGCCGAGGGTGCGCGCACCGCCGGCGCCACCGTCGCGCTCAAGCGCGTGCCGGAAATCGTCCCGGAAGCCGTGGCCGTCAAGGCCGGCTACAAGCGCAACCACGATGCGCCGGTGGCAACTGTCGCCGAACTGCCCGACTATGACGCGATCATCATCGGCACGCCGACGCGGTTCGGCAACATGGCCGCCCAGATGAAGAACTTTCTCGACCAGGCGGGTGGGATCTGGGCGCGCGATGCCCTGGTCGGGCGTATCGGCAGCGTTTTTACCTCGACCGGAAGCCAGCATGGTGGCCAGGAATCGACGATACTCGCCACGCATACCGTACTGCTGCATCTCGGAATGGTGATCACCGGCCTTCCCTACAGCTTCAAAGGCCAGATGCGCATGGACGAAATCACCGGCGGATCACCCTATGGCGCCTCGACGCTGGCCGACGACGGCAATGGCGGCGACCGGCAGCCGAGCGCCAACGAGCTGGAAGGCGCACGCTTCCAGGGGCGCCACGTGGCGGAACTGGCGGCAGCGCTGGTTGCCGGACGCACCCGCGTTGGGGAGATCGCCTGATGGCCACGGCCGCAGCCTTTGTTCGCGAAAGAACCGATTGGTCGGGCGTGATGACCGTTGTTGCGGCCGGCGTGGTCGCGGCGATGCAGGTGGGCAAGGGGCTGATTGCCGGCCCGCTGCTTCAGCCCGATCTTGAGCTCAACCTTTCTGCCCTCGGCTGGATCACCTCCGTCTTCGCCATCGTTGGCGTCGTCGGGGGCATGGCAGCCGGCGCGTTCGTCACAGCGGCCGGCGACCGGCGCCTGCTTGGCATCGGCATGGCACTGCTGGCGTTCGGTTCCTTTGCCGGCGCGGCGAGCCCAGCATTCACGCTGCTTCTACTGTCGCGCATCATCGAGGGCTTCGGGTTTCTGCTTGTCGTCGTCGCCGGCCCCGCCATCCTCATGCGCCTGGCGACGCAGGAGCGCAGCGACCTCGTCTTTGCGCTCTGGAGCTGTTTCATGCCCGCGGGCATGGCGATCGCCATGCTGACGGGGCCCGCCTTTGCCGACTGGCCGGCGATCTGGTGGAGCAACGGCTTGCTCACGCTTGCGAGCCTCGCCTCCATCTTCCTCGCCGTTTCGCCGTCCCGGCAAGCATCGCGTGTCACCACCCGCTTCAGGGACGATGCCGCGGAAACGCTGACGAGCCGCGGCCCCGTGCTGCTCTTCGTGCTATTCTCGCTCTACAGCCTGATGAGCTTCACGCTTTCGAGCTTTCTGCCGATCCTGCTGATCGAGCGCCTGCAGGTCTCGCTTGGAACCGTTGGCCTCCTGAGCGCCGTCATCACGCTGGTGAACGTCTTCGGCAATCTGGCCGCCGGCCATCTTCTGTCCCGCGGTTTCGCCCGCGGCAGGCTGGTCGCGAGCGCCGCACTCTTGACCGGCGTCTCCGGCCTTTGGATTTTCCTGAGCCCGTCAGGCGGACATCTGATTCTGGCGCTCTGCATCCTGTTTTCCGCGATCGGCGGGCTCATCCCAGCGACGCTGATCTCTTCGGTGCCGCTCCTGTCGCCGCGTCCGGCGCTTGCGCCAATGGCGATGGGCCTGCTGATGCAGGGCAGCAACTTCGGGCAGCTCATCGGCCCTGTTGCGGTCGGAACCGCAATCGAACACTACGGATGGGCTTCAGGGGCGGTCTTCATCGGCGCCGGCGCCGTTCTTTGCATCGCGCTGGCGCCCACACTCGAACGGACGCTACGGGAAAGCAGACCCGAACGCTGACACCAGCGGCAGTCAACAAAAAACCCACCGGCAGATGCCGGTGGGTTTTGTTTTTGCAGTCGAGACGCCCGTATCAGACGAACTGGCTGAGACCCGGAACCGAAGCGACGACTTCGTCGACCACGTCGGCGCCAGCCTTCTCCTTGGCGAATGCGATGGTTTCCTTGGCAAGCCCGGTGATTTCACCCATGCCGAGGCCCTGGCTCATCAGCTGCTGGCCAAGCGCCATGACGCCGCCGCCACCGATCGCCGACATCAGACCGCCGAGCAGTCCGCCGCCGCCGGTGCCT
The nucleotide sequence above comes from Ensifer sp. PDNC004. Encoded proteins:
- a CDS encoding phosphatase, producing the protein MALAAAVTADELYHPILNSNPAHPSGWPIRVIVSSQTEARHNRAIWAPTHLISIRAPGSRLLSMIELPPEKHLELFFGDTTDPDEPDAARPQAIDAAFAFVDRLPEDAHLLIHCLRGIGRATALTLGILARYMPPEDAAAALHALRPEAKPNRHVVNLCDTALGLKGKLAKQALRFPAKVWKPAKA
- a CDS encoding GNAT family N-acetyltransferase, whose amino-acid sequence is MRIKHLDADDVDIFRRIRLEALNRDPDAFASTAADWERLSTEEWRTRLTANAVFVAFDSDEPVGIMGLMRERASRLAHRGTIIMVYVRDEARGSGVARQLLAQLTDHARSAGIRLLELVVRADNPTAIRFYERAGFYKIGHVPGGMRDGDREVDEFLMARHIDGRAPPIETLQGATR
- a CDS encoding aldo/keto reductase — encoded protein: MHSVNSNGANIPALGFGTFRMPGADVLRVLPEALKLGFHHVDTAQIYGNEAEVGEAIQNSGVSRADIFLTTKVWVDKYAHRDFLASVDESLKKLRTDRVDLLLLHWPGGSDVPMAERIGALNDVHKAGKVRHIGISNFNTAQMEEAVKLSDAPVATNQVEYHPYLDQTKVLQTARKHGMSITAYYAMANGKVPNDPLLKEIGARHGKTAAQVALRWLVQQKDVITLSKTATIDRLKENFAIFDFALGDGEMAEIHALARADGRIVNPEGLAPVWDKAA
- the tam gene encoding trans-aconitate 2-methyltransferase, with translation MAWSPAQYLKFEDERTRPARDLLAQVPDLPEGLAFDLGCGPGNSTELIRDRFPWSTLSGLDSDENMLVAAAKRLPGVSFEKADLATWVPPTGASLFYGNAVFQWLPNHLTIFERLMKALASCGTLAVQMPDNLAEPSHVLMEETARSPAFAEAFAGKTIRRNPMPPPATYVECLAPWAARIEVWHTIYYHRLANAEAIVEWVKGTGLRPYLDALPEGRRSGFLADYTDRIRAAYPATSDGKVLLRFPRFFILAVKAA
- a CDS encoding branched-chain amino acid aminotransferase; the protein is MAVDTSPRSVTWTYVDGEWLSGNPPLIGPTSHAMWLGSTVFDGARVFDGVAPDLDLHCQRVNRSATALGLNPTMAAEEIEALTWEGAKKFDGKTALYVKPMYWAEHGAAGVVAIDPESTRFALCLFEAPMGNGHSGSSLTLSPFRRPTLESMPTDAKAGCLYPNNARILTEARSRGFDNALVRDMLGNIAETGSSNVFLVKDGVVFTPAANRTFLAGITRFRVMTLLREAGFEVVEATLTMADFEAADEIFTSGNYSKVLPVTRLESRDLQAGPVAAKARDLYMDWARAARDI
- a CDS encoding zinc-dependent alcohol dehydrogenase family protein, with protein sequence MKAMYYEAFEKMPEIRTLPDPTPTENGVVIKVEATGLCRSDWHGWMGHDADIRLPHVPGHELAGVVTATGRGVMRYKVGDRVTVPFVSGCGRCGECRSGNQQVCEAQFQPGFTHWGSFAEYVALDFADQNLVHLPESMDFTTAASLGCRFATSFRAIADQAKVKGGEWVAVHGCGGVGLSAIMIAAALGAQPIAIDIAEDKLAFAKKLGAVAVINGRDVQDVAAAVKDITGGGAHVSIDALGNPVTCFNSIKNLRRRGRHVQVGLMLGDQATPQIPMAQVIGHELEIYGSHGMQAWRYDAMLAMIADGKLKPQQLIGREISLEEAIPALVAMDRATDLGISVITRF
- a CDS encoding MFS transporter translates to MPIAILALTIAAYAIGTTEFVIVGLLPTVATDLNVTLPLAGLIVSVYALGVTFGAPVLTALTGRIERKPLLIGLMALFIVGNAAAALSPSYEPLLVARVISAFAHGVFFSVGSTIAADLVPEDRRASAIAMMFMGLTVAIVTGVPLGTWIGQTFGWRATFWAVTGLGVVALVAIAALLPNTLSKAPPAKLIDQVRVLGSGRLLIVFAMTALGYGGTFVAFTFLAPILQDITGFSESAVSLILVLYGITIAIGNIAGGKIANRDPVKALIGLFLAQAAVLVLFTFTAPSPVLTLVTLAALGFLSFANVPGLQLYVVQLAKQHRPGAVDVASALNIAAFNLGIAVGAWLGGVIVASPLGLGMTPVIGALLVAAALLLTLLSGALDRRTGAAYQTA
- a CDS encoding haloacid dehalogenase type II, which gives rise to MSHAAYVFDAYGTLFDVHAAVRRHAEEIGPDGQAFSELWRAKQLEYSWVRSLMGSYQDFWKLTEQALDFAFARFPSADPKLRKRLLDAYWTLDCYPEVPAVLKGLKERGARIAILSNGSPAMLASAVRNAALDIVIDDVFSVDAVKAFKTAPAVYDLVTTSYRLYPHAVSFQSSNRWDIAGATKFGFRTVWINRADMPDEYRDHGPALILPSLESLQFGI
- a CDS encoding YoaK family protein; translated protein: MTIARRRRLIKRQRTGTALAVAATISFLAGMTDAIGLLSIGDFVSFMSGNTTRAAIALGDGDLTGALLLVGALGAFIIGNALGVIAAARLGVVGVLSMVSLVLMLCAGFGTSMPKPFYFYGIVLAMGLVNAAVEHIEGLPIGLTYVTGALSRFGRGLGRWLLGNTNRQWLMQIVPWLGMFSGAVAGAVLQRHFGPASLWASFALSAGLTLATILVPSRWSKRYIHPG
- a CDS encoding LysR family transcriptional regulator → MDNRAGEMEVFVAVSETRSFSAAARRLKLSPSAVSKLVTRIEDRLGTRLLVRSTRTLQLTPEGEVYFQRAQRILGDIAETEHVVAAGGRMAPRGLLRVNAAVGFGERYIMPLAPEFLARYPEVQLDLTLTDSMIDVVGERTDVAIRTGPLRDSSLKARKLMETRPVVIASPAYLEKHGIPKTPDDLDGHNCIRFNFRRSVDEWAFHMPGQSQIEHRMVSGNMQVSSGSIVRQLCLAGVGIGRIGRFHVEPDFEAGTLVPLLEDYQSGDIETVYAVYAGHEHLAARIRAFIDFLAERM